In Plasmodium falciparum 3D7 genome assembly, chromosome: 6, the genomic window atatatatatatatatatatatttttttttttttttttttttttttttttttttttacaggAACTATTTCTTCTGTTGTTAATTCAAACTTTTTCTTTAGCTTCTTCATATCTGCTGCTTTTTTCAATTCTAACTTAATTTTACTTTCaaactttttaatattttctaatGTTGTTTCTTCTAACATTACATCTTTTTTGGAGACAGTATATgttttatgaataatattttttctctcTAAATCAGCTtgcatattatatgtaaatttgATCAAAGGATGTTTAGCTTTAgcttcttttaatttaagaatatcattgttatttttaattttttttgcttcTTCTAATTTAATTTGTTGATCAAATTTATCTTCCATAACTTTTTTAGTAACAGTATAAAAAcgttcttttatttcttctatagttcttttatattttatatcatatacatCATTTACTATTATAAAATGACAATCATATTTTTcacataaattaaataaataatctgTTTCTTCTTTAGTCCAACCTGTGTTTAATGGTTGTATTTCtctataatataaatcatcgttatactttataatatttatttttttattgaacTTTTCAAATGTATTATCATCTTCTATTTTGTCTTCATTAAATTCTTTCTTATCATTCTTGTATCCTATTTTGGACCATTTGGTTAATATTAAATCATCGTTTCTGCATTTACTTCTAAATTTTACGAGTCTCCACACGCTCACATTTTTGTTATTCAGCTGATAGaggataaataaaaaaaaaataaaataaaaagaagcataacttttttaatatatatatatatatatatatgtatgtatatatcatatgtattatatataaaaatatatgcttatacatttattaatttattttttttcctattttttattcttacaCTTATTATCTTCGATGTAGTAGGTAACGAAAATAAATTGTCATTATCTTTCAAAAAGTTTAATTGTTTCTtgcttattttttctttctgtTTCTTCTtagtttttaatttttcaacaTTGATACCGAGCATATCATAAATGTGACTCATTTTGGCTGATCagatttaacaaaaaaaaaaaaaaaaaaaaaaaaaaaaaaaaaaaacacccaaaaaaatataaacaaacaaatgaatattataatatacgtATGTATTCTTCCATATATGTGTGTGGACCAACTACAAAggttaattattaaatatacatggtgggaaaaaaaaaaaaaaaaaaagagaagatagaaataaataaacaaatatatatatgaaattatcTATATAAAGAACAtagttaaaatatatatatacgtatatatgtttttatttatttatatatgtatgtataaaaatactATGGTACCATTTTATATCAtccaataatatatattattattttgaattataatagaaaaaaaaaaaattattaatttgtaCATAAataaccaaaaaaaataaataaataaataaataaataaataaataaataaataaacatatatgtatatatttccatATGTTACATGTAGTTCAACAATTCAAATTTTTcatgttttataaaaatataaaatagcTAATGagcacatatataaatatataataatgatgatatataaaagaataaaaaatatattattaagaaaatagtacaaaaatacaaaataaaaaataaaaaatagaaaaacaCGATTCGTATTAATTTATTGTAAGTGTTAAGGTTTtagggaaaaaataaataaaagaagaaagttaggtataataaatatctctagaaatatgataaatataatatatatatatatatatatatattttttttcattaggaatataaaataaaacaaaaaatatgaataaaaagtTGTTATGTTACATTTTGAattatttccttttatatataatagtagaatataaatgaataagaTTGCTTAtgtaagaagaaaaaaataaaaaggcaaaaaaaaaaaattatctctttgatttttaatatgaaattatatataatatatttacataatatagaattaaaaaatgtaggCCAAAATAAATACACGTGCATTATATCATCTACtttgaaaattataattaataaatatgtataaaatattttatgtacataatatatatatatatatatatatatatattattatatatattgatttattaattaaagaaaaaaataaaaatataatataaatataattaaaatatcaaATGCAAAAATGATTAAtccttaaaaataaaaaaaatgttttttatttatttataatgtaatatatatatatatatatatatatatttttatttatttattaaatgtatgATTATGGGGCATTCAATATGGTAAATATGcagaaaagaaataaaataatataaacacttgaaaattaaaattttcagtaataaagaaaaatgagGAAATTGATATGTTTACATTAAGATagcacatattatatatatattatatatgtataatatatttttttcctttcctttttatgttattttattctcTTTAATATAACAACTCTTATAAAACTGCTTCGTACATGATGATAAGATGTTCTTCTTGTCGATAATCATCTTTTTGATGATTGTCacacaaaaatatttaactacttgtattataaaaaagaaatattcttttttaaaatcgGGACCAAATAATAAGCAATGTTATAGGATACGTGGTTTTTTAACGGAACCTAAAAAGGTGCGATGttcattattaaataaaaaatatgaagataaagatctattttataaaaatgacaaAAATAACGTATTAAATAGATATAAGGtggatgatataaaaaacatatatttttataatttattgaaTTTTAATCTGGTAGACGTACttcatatatgtaaaatattattgcATATGAAAAGTATTActctatataaatataataataatatgtccATAAACATTCAACAATCCATTaaagagaaagaaaaaaagaaaatagaaataaaaaaaagaaaaaatgttatatggCAAAATAATTCAAACTATTTAATTAATAGTTTAGtactattttttaaaaaatatttgaaaagATATAAAGAGGAAAAGGACTTGTTCTTTAAGTTGGCTAGCTAccaaatggaaaaaaaagaaaaaaaaaaaaaaaaaaaaaaaaaaacgcaAATTAATAGTGATAATTATGTGTTGACTATCAAAAATTTGATCGATGAAAATATAGAGAACAAATctgtagaaaaaaaaaggaaaagaaattatttcaagaaatatattataagagGTATTTtggaaaatatgaatatttgtgtaaagaaaagaagttatgtaaataatatgaaagataaattctttttatttgaatttcGTGTGGATAACATACAGTTTTCCTTAGAGTGtctttataaaaaagtaagaggtatatattttttgtatagaaatattatgtatataaaaataaatgaagattATAAAATCCCCATTGctgttttaaatattatatcaaatATTAATGTATACTATAAGgtgatgaaaaattatattcttgttaattccttttttataaaatattatttcaagtattatttaaataaattttttaatttaaacaAGATGTTTAttcaggaaaaaaaaaagaaaagaaaagaatatatgtttaaaaatataaaggatagtataatatatgtaaaagaaataaaaaaaacaactaTGAATAATCATCTTTGtgatgacaaaaaaaaagaaataataactCCGCCATGTTATgcaaaagatataataaatgggACGAAgttttataacatattaataaaaaataatataaaaataaaaagagtaaaaatatattttaatggaAAGTTATTTGTGTCTTTTCCTATATGTTTAACATAcaacataaataattatcaattttatttgaataatataaaatattttaatattaataattttacaacaaatgaattatttattcttaaagacatatatttaaacaataaggcatattttatgaataatgcattttgttatttaaataatgagaATATCATTATGAGTAATGAAATGCTAAATATAGATCttgattatattttgttattttatattttatattttaacgATAATCAGAATTTATACATTCCTCGGGTGTGTAATCCAGCATGGCCTTTTTATTCCATGataaatagaaataatttagttcttaaaaaaacaactaaaataataaaaagtgtTGACAAAAAGgaatcaaaaaatataaaaagtaggaatattttaaaaagggTAATATATAAGGCTGATCaaaattttgtaaattttGTGTTCTGATGGGATAACATAAAAGGagtaatataaaatcataatattaataataaagaaatgttcctatgtatttatatatttatatatttatttgtttgttttttttacgatttttattttttttttttttttttgtgaaaataatattgtatatacaaatatatatatttaaatgaaaaatatatattttgtatgattttgtaattttttcgTATCTATATttgaaattataatatttatatattttttttaaaacatggAGTGGacttgtaaatatatatacatatatatatatatatatatatatatatatatatatatatatatatatatataattatgtgtTGATTTCCAGGTTATTGTACAAAATTAATTTTCGAATCATTATAACagatgtttatttatataattcaatataaaatcattgacgtgtttataatttataattacatTCGACGTATGTACattgaatttattttttaataatccGATAATTctgtttttaaaattttgttGATTAATGATAgacattttattttgatcatattttaaataatgtttattttgtttaattaATTCGATTAAGGTATGTTCAATATCATTTGCATTTATATGTTTGAGTTGTTCGTAGAAATCTTCTCTTTTAAATTCTTTGTCTATAAATTGgaaaataaatgattttaAGAAtgtattatctatattatttgtatgtgCATAATTAATAAGGAAACATAAATCTTTAGGTTTGATTAATATTTGTTTGGAtaggatattttttttttttagaatatCTAATAGAATATTAACTAAAAAATTTgatacatatttttcttgttcatattttaagcattcattaaaataattatataaaaatggatcattaaaaaaaacatgaaaataatgttttgaccaattatattttttttcatcttgataaatttttattttataattgacataaaattttaataatttcaaaatattatcatttattcgATATTTAGGTATATTTCCTTCTTTAACATAATTATATGCTTCTTTTTTCCTTAGAATAAAATGTGTATTATCTATATAGCTTTTTGTATAGATGTTATTATTACTCCAAAaggtatttatattatctctATTGTGTATATGATCACTTccaatatcattatttatgatatttttcctaatataatttataaaatttgtcCTTTCTGTTTCTATATAATTCCTTATTTTTGTAAAGctgttaatatttttaatttcggTGCGGTCATTCTTAATATTTCCATATTCAAAAGATATGTTAATATCTGAACGTATGTTTTCTTTATTACCTACACATACCCCTAACAAGcatactttattttttatttctttaagTAAATTTATGCATTCTTCGCTATTCATGTAAGCTTTTTCTACAACGATTTCAACTAGAGGTACACCACATCTATTATAATCtagtaatattttatgtggTTTTATATGTATCTGGTTCTTATTATTGGTTACATAATGttcattattaattatttctgaatgtatattaaaattttgaaTGTTATTATGATTAGTATTTATATCATGTATGGTATCATTATCATGTTTCTCTATGTTTTTATGATTATCATTGAAATTTTTaccttcttcatttttttgagAGAAATGTAAGTAACATTTACTGGTATCTTCTTCAAGGTGTAcactttttatatcatattttttttcattcaaaaatatatatccatcATATCCAATAGGGTTATCTTTTTGTGTAATCTGGTAACCTTTGGGGAggtcataataattataaatttttctaTCGAAGgagatattattatttaagttACAATTAAAAATGGTAGATATTAAATATGAGAATAAAACAGCTGTACTGTTTAATGTATTTAGAGACCCTACTTCTCCTATACAagtattacatatatatttattgggttccatattttcattattatgatatttctttataacaATATCGTCTGATGTATTGTTCTTTATTAGATCTTTCTTTATTCTAGTTTGGTTATTAAAAATGGATTGccgtatatttttatgttcatgCGGTGCTTTATCATTATGTGCTTGTTCATCATGTACATGATCATTATGTACATGATCATTTGGTAATTGTTCATTATTCACTTTATCATTTGATAATTGATCATTTGATAATTGATCATTTGATAATTGATCATTTACTAATTGATCATTCACTAATTGATCATTCTCTAATTGATCATTCACTAATTGATCATTCTCTAATTGATCATTCACTAATTGATCATTCACTAATTGATCATTCTCTAATTGATCATTCTCTAATTGATCATTCTCTAATTGATCATTCTCTAATTGATCATTCACTAATTGATCATTCTCTAATTGATCATTCTCTAATTGATCATTCACTAATTGATCATTCACTAATTGATCATTCTCTAATTGATCATTCTCTAATTGATCATTCTCTAATTGATCATTCACTAATTGATCATTCACTAATTGATCATTCACTAATTGATCATTCACTAATTGATCATTTTTTTGCTTCCATATATTTTCTCTTATAAAATCTATCAAATCATTGtgatttttttcatatgttttttctccatataatgatgatatattgAAACAATTACAAAAAGCTTTATATTTTGTACTTAGCTGTATATGTACTTCTAAACCTATTTTAcactttacatttttatcgATATATGATACAGTGTTTTCttctatttctttatttcttatatcaCCAAAAAATACAGCATTTTTTCTCAATGCATATCCATGTTTTTTTACTTGACCCATTCCATCACAATAAAAGTTAAGATATTCATTTTTCCTTCCCTTTTTAAGTAAACATGTATTTGTTGGAGTGAGCAAAATATTGTTGTTAGTG contains:
- a CDS encoding DNA methyltransferase 1-associated protein 1, putative — encoded protein: MSHIYDMLGINVEKLKTKKKQKEKISKKQLNFLKDNDNLFSLPTTSKIISLNNKNVSVWRLVKFRSKCRNDDLILTKWSKIGYKNDKKEFNEDKIEDDNTFEKFNKKINIIKYNDDLYYREIQPLNTGWTKEETDYLFNLCEKYDCHFIIVNDVYDIKYKRTIEEIKERFYTVTKKVMEDKFDQQIKLEEAKKIKNNNDILKLKEAKAKHPLIKFTYNMQADLERKNIIHKTYTVSKKDVMLEETTLENIKKFESKIKLELKKAADMKKLKKKFELTTEEIVPITKLPEEDKEDKNIYSARYYFQKLKIDISYFDKLDIYLKENNIEKPTIYTENICFLYGVLRTDVAILLNLRKKIEKLKQEREFWKGQMNNLEEEYLKKQQKT
- a CDS encoding glutamyl-tRNA(Gln) amidotransferase subunit B → MLGHVLHFYHIMIRYVIFTSFFMLIIQYHSFITCFNINHITNNNILLTPTNTCLLKKGRKNEYLNFYCDGMGQVKKHGYALRKNAVFFGDIRNKEIEENTVSYIDKNVKCKIGLEVHIQLSTKYKAFCNCFNISSLYGEKTYEKNHNDLIDFIRENIWKQKNDQLVNDQLVNDQLVNDQLVNDQLENDQLENDQLENDQLVNDQLVNDQLENDQLENDQLVNDQLENDQLENDQLENDQLENDQLVNDQLVNDQLENDQLVNDQLENDQLVNDQLVNDQLSNDQLSNDQLSNDKVNNEQLPNDHVHNDHVHDEQAHNDKAPHEHKNIRQSIFNNQTRIKKDLIKNNTSDDIVIKKYHNNENMEPNKYICNTCIGEVGSLNTLNSTAVLFSYLISTIFNCNLNNNISFDRKIYNYYDLPKGYQITQKDNPIGYDGYIFLNEKKYDIKSVHLEEDTSKCYLHFSQKNEEGKNFNDNHKNIEKHDNDTIHDINTNHNNIQNFNIHSEIINNEHYVTNNKNQIHIKPHKILLDYNRCGVPLVEIVVEKAYMNSEECINLLKEIKNKVCLLGVCVGNKENIRSDINISFEYGNIKNDRTEIKNINSFTKIRNYIETERTNFINYIRKNIINNDIGSDHIHNRDNINTFWSNNNIYTKSYIDNTHFILRKKEAYNYVKEGNIPKYRINDNILKLLKFYVNYKIKIYQDEKKYNWSKHYFHVFFNDPFLYNYFNECLKYEQEKYVSNFLVNILLDILKKKNILSKQILIKPKDLCFLINYAHTNNIDNTFLKSFIFQFIDKEFKREDFYEQLKHINANDIEHTLIELIKQNKHYLKYDQNKMSIINQQNFKNRIIGLLKNKFNVHTSNVIINYKHVNDFILNYINKHLL